Genomic DNA from Peribacillus simplex:
TCTTATTCGCTTTAATGATCGTGTTCATTTGCCAACAGTTTTTATTTACACCAGTTACAGTAAAAGGTGAATCAATGGAGCCGACTTATGAAAATGATGACCGGATAGTGGTAGCTAAAATCGGAAAGCCGGAGCGCTTCGATATGGTCGTATTTTATGCTCCGGATGCGAAAGAGAATTATATAAAAAGGGTGATCGGTTTACCAGGTGACAGCGTCGAAATGAAAGATGATGTCTTATATATCAATGGGAAAAAGTATACGGAACCATATTTGAAAACAAAAAAAGGGGAAATTCCACCTGAAGAAAATCTGACGGAGAATTTCACCCTGAGTGAGTTACTTGGGAAATCCAGGGTACCTGCCGGTCATTTATTTGTCATGGGGGATAATCGACGGAATAGTTGGGATGGAAGAAGATTTGGTTTTATTTCTGAAAAATCACTATTGGGTAAAGTTAAATTTCGTATCTACCCATTAAATGAAATGGGAGTGCCGAAGTAAATGGAAAGCCAAGAGGATAATTAATGGACTAAGTTGTATTTATAGCAGATGATGGATAAGAACCTTTTCCTGTGGTTAAGGTTTTTCATTTTGGATTGTGGGGGTATACATATGACGAATGGGTTAGCTGCCATCTCCATCCCGATGCTGGATGAAGAAATGGGAAGGCAGGTTAAAGGACATGTCGATTCGCTGACGGTTCCTCAGGGAAGCTTAGGAAGGCTTGAAGAATGGATAATCGAACTGGCCAAGATGACAGGAGAGGCATTTCCGGACATTTCGAAACCGGGGGTGATCGTGTTTGCGGCCGACCATGGAATAACGGAAGAAGGGATTTCGGCTTATCCAAAAGAAGTGACGGAACAAATGGCACTTAATTTCCTGAATGACGGTGCTGCC
This window encodes:
- the lepB gene encoding signal peptidase I, which encodes MKNMKSEVLSWLKSILFALMIVFICQQFLFTPVTVKGESMEPTYENDDRIVVAKIGKPERFDMVVFYAPDAKENYIKRVIGLPGDSVEMKDDVLYINGKKYTEPYLKTKKGEIPPEENLTENFTLSELLGKSRVPAGHLFVMGDNRRNSWDGRRFGFISEKSLLGKVKFRIYPLNEMGVPK